TGTAGGGCGATCGGGTTGAAAACTATCCTATCTAGCCATCTAATCTACAAAGTTTCAAAGTCCCCCAGACTTGGGGGATTTAGGGGGCGGCAAGGACTGTAACTCCCACCGACTAATCTAATTCTCCAACTACGACTCCACCTTCACCCCACGCCAGAAAGCCACATAGCCCTCGATATTCTTCGCGGCATCCTTCGCTTGGGGATAATACCAGGCAGCATCCTTGTTCTGCTGTCCTTCTACCTCGATCGTGTAATAGCTGGCAATGCCCTTCCAGGGACAGGTGGTATGGGTGTCACTGGGCTTAAAGTATTCCGACTTGATCGAATCGGGCGGAAAGTAAATATTGCCTTCCACCTTCTCGAAGCGATCGCTTTCCGCTAAAACTGCACCGTTCCAGATTGCCTTCGGCATGATTTAGGCTCCTTAATTCCCTTGTATTCTGGGTTTCTTTCCCTATTGTGCCAACTCTATTGCTTTGTTCCCCAATTTCTATTCCACAATTTCAATAGGCATTGTGTCGGTGTACGGCTGAGATTCTGGCTACATTTTCCGCCGATTATAGGAGACTAAAGAGAAGCTAGGGAAAGGATGTTCCAGGAGGGCGAAAACGATGACGGCTGCCGCAGCAAAACCCACAGTCACAGCTACAACCCAACCCACGTTTCAGGATCGCTTCGACTACAGCAAAATTTCTGCCGTGCCGGAAATCTGGGGAATTCTCACTCAGTCGCCGCAGATCGCCCAGACGATCGCCCTCAGTGACCCCCATGGTAAACCGGCGATCGAGCTAACCTACGGAGAACTGTATCAGCAGATTCGGTGGTTTGCGGCAGGGCTACAGTCTTTGGGCATCCAGGCTGGCGATCACATTGCACTTTTCTCCGATAACAGCCCCCGCTGGTTTATTGCAGATCAGGGAATGATGACGGCAGGCGTGGTGGATGCAGTGCGAGGCTCCCAAGCCGATCGCGAGGAATTACTCTTCATCCTGGAACACAGCGACAGTGTTGCCTTAGTTGTGCAGGACAAGGAGACGCTGAATAAAATTGCTGGCGGGTTAGCAGGTTTGCCGCTGCGCTTCGTGATTACGCTGTCCAATGAGACTCCTGCCCTGGAGGGTCTGCGGGTGATTCCCTTCAGCGACGTGATCGAAATGGGCACATCCCATCCGCTTCAGCCCGTTTCCCTCAGTCCCGACATGACCGCCACACTGATGTACACCTCCGGTACGTCCGGTCAGCCGAAAGGCGTGATGCTCAGTCACCGGAATCTGCTGTCCCAAATTGCAGGGGCATATCAGGTGGCACAGCCCCAGCCAGGAGAGCGAGTTTTGAGCATCCTCCCGATCTGGCACTGCTACGAGCGCACCTTTGAATATTACGTGCTGTCCCACGGCGTTACCCAAACC
This is a stretch of genomic DNA from Leptolyngbya ohadii IS1. It encodes these proteins:
- a CDS encoding DUF427 domain-containing protein codes for the protein MPKAIWNGAVLAESDRFEKVEGNIYFPPDSIKSEYFKPSDTHTTCPWKGIASYYTIEVEGQQNKDAAWYYPQAKDAAKNIEGYVAFWRGVKVES